A genomic segment from Sciurus carolinensis chromosome 1, mSciCar1.2, whole genome shotgun sequence encodes:
- the Odf1 gene encoding outer dense fiber protein 1 translates to MAALSCLLDSVRRDIKKVDRELRQLRCIDEFSTRCLCDLYMHPYCCCDLHPYPYCLCYSKRSRSCGLCDLYPCCLCDYKLYCLRPSLRSLERKAIRAIEDEKRELAKLRRTTNRILASSCCSSNILGSVNVCGFEPDQVKVRVKDGKVCVSAERENRYDCLGSKKYSYMNICKEFSLPPCVDEKDVTYSYGLGSCVKIESPCYPCASPCNPCSPCGPCGPCSPCGPCGPCNPCDPCNPCYPCGSRFSCRKMIL, encoded by the exons ATGGCTGCACTGAGTTGTCTTTTGGACAGTGTTAGAAGGGACATAAAGAAGGTGGACAGAGAACTTAGACAATTGAGATGCATCGATGAATTCAGCACCCGATGCCTGTGCGACTTGTACATGCACCCTTACTGCTGCTGTGACCTGCACCCCTACCCGTACTGCCTGTGCTACTCCAAACGATCGCGTTCCTGCGGCCTGTGTGACCTCTACCCGTGCTGCCTGTGTGACTACAAGCTGTACTGCCTGCGCCCGTCCCTCAGGAGTTTGGAGAGGAAAGCCATCAGAGCCATCGAGGACGAAAAGAGAGAACTTGCCAA GCTCAGAAGAACAACAAATAGAATCCTGGCCTCCTCTTGCTGTAGCAGTAACATCTTGGGGTCAGTGAACGTGTGTGGCTTTGAACCTGATCAAGTCAAAGTGCGAGTGAAGGACGGAAAGGTGTGTGTGTCGGCCGAACGGGAGAACAGGTACGACTGCCTCGGATCCAAAAAGTACAGCTATATGAACATCTGCAAAGAGTTCAGCCTGCCGCCATGCGTAGACGAGAAGGACGTAACGTACTCCTACGGGCTCGGCAGTTGTGTCAAGATCGAGTCTCCCTGCTACCCTTGCGCTTCCCCCTGCAACCCCTGCAGTCCCTGCGGTCCCTGCGGCCCCTGCAGTCCCTGCGGTCCCTGCGGCCCTTGCAACCCCTGCGACCCCTGCAATCCCTGCTACCCCTGTGGAAGCCGATTCTCCTGTAGGAAAATGATTTTGTAA